A genomic window from Cyprinus carpio isolate SPL01 chromosome B9, ASM1834038v1, whole genome shotgun sequence includes:
- the LOC122138507 gene encoding 60S ribosomal protein L8 — translation MGRVIRGQRKGAGSVFKAHVKHRKGAAKLRHIDFAERHGYIKGIVKDIIHDPGRGAPLAKVMFRDPYRFKKRTELFIAAEGIHTGQFIYCGKKAQLNIGNVLPVGTMPEGTIVCCLEEKPGDRGKLARASGNYATVISHNPETKKSRVKLPSGSKKVISSANRAVVGVVAGGGRIDKPILKAGRAYHKYKAKRNCWPRVRGVAMNPVEHPFGGGNHQHIGKPSTIRRDAPAGRKVGLIAARRTGRLRGTKTVQDKEN, via the exons ATGGGACGTGTGATCAGGGGACAGAGAAAAGGTGCGGGCTCCGTCTTCAAAGCCCATGTCAAGCACAGAAAAGGTGCTGCTAAACTCCGTCATATTGACTTCGCTGAACGTCATGGCTACATCAAGGGGATCGTGAAG GACATCATTCACGACCCTGGCCGTGGAGCTCCCCTGGCTAAGGTGATGTTCCGTGACCCATACCGCTTCAAGAAGAGGACAGAACTGTTCATTGCAGCTGAAGGCATCCACACTGGCCAGTTCATCTACTGTGGCAAGAAAG CCCAGCTGAACATTGGCAATGTGCTCCCCGTTGGCACCATGCCTGAGGGTACCATTGTCTGCTGTCTGGAGGAGAAGCCCGGAGATAGAGGCAAACTCGCTCGTGCATCTGGAAACTACGCCACAGTCATCTCCCATAACCCCGAGACCAAGAAATCCAGAGTCAAGCTTCCATCTGGATCCAAAAAGGTCATCTCTTCTGCAAACAGAGCTGTTGTTG GTGTTGTTGCTGGTGGTGGTCGTATTGACAAACCCATCTTGAAGGCAGGACGTGCATACCACAAGTACAAGGCCAAGAGGAACTGCTGGCCTCGTGTCCGTGGTGTGGCTATGAAC CCTGTTGAGCATCCCTTCGGTGGTGGTAACCATCAGCATATTGGCAAGCCCTCAACAATCAGGAGGGACGCACCCGCTGGACGCAAGGTTGGTCTCATCGCTGCCCGTCGTACTGGCAGACTGCGTGGAACAAAGACCGTCCAGGACAAGGAAAACTAA